One window of Mauremys mutica isolate MM-2020 ecotype Southern chromosome 20, ASM2049712v1, whole genome shotgun sequence genomic DNA carries:
- the ILF3 gene encoding interleukin enhancer-binding factor 3 isoform X5: MRPMRIFVNDDRHVMAKHSAVYPTQEELEAVQNMVSHTERALKAVSDWIDEQEKVSGEQPEPEAMETAAEEENKEGGDQKAAEHLTRTLRGVMRVGLVAKGLLLKGDLDLELVLLCKEKPTTGLLDKVAENLGVQLATITEDKYEIIQSVSEAAIIIKNTQEPPLTLTIHLTSPVVREEMEKLLAGETLSVNDTPDVLDRQKCLAALASLRHAKWFQARANGLKSCVIVIRVLRDLCTRVPTWGPLRGWPLELLCEKSIGTANRPMGAGEALRRVLECLASGIVMPDGSGIYDPCEKEATDAIGHLDRQQREDITQSAQHALRLAAFGQLHKVLGMDPLPSKMPKKPKNENPVDYTVQIPPSTTYAITPMKRPMEEDGEEKSPSKKKKKIQKKEEKTEPPQAMNALMKLNQLKPGLQYKLVSQTGPVHAPIFTMSVEVDGSTFEASGPSKKTAKLHVAVKVLQDMGLPTGVEGKESGKGDESAEETEQKPVVVAPPPVVETISTPSAASPPSEQTSENVKQQGPILTKHGKNPVMELNEKRRGLKYELISETGGSHDKRFVMEVEVDGQKFQGAGSNKKVAKAYAALAALEKLFPDAPAAIEPNKKKRAPVPARGGPKFAVKQHNPGFGMGGPMHNEVPPPPNLRGRGRGGNIRGRGRGRGGFGGGNHGGYMNAGAGYGSYGYGGNSATAGYSQFYSNGGHSGNTGSGGGGGGGGGGSSGYGSYYQGGDNYSSPVPPKHAGKKQQHGGQQKPSYGSGYQSHQGQQQQSYNQNQYSSYGPPQGKQKGYNHGQGNYSSYSNSYNSGGGSDYNYESKFNYGSGSGRGGGGNNYGSGGASYNTGSHSGYGGGSGGGGSSYQGKQGGYSSQTNYSSPGSGQNYSGPPSSYQASQGGYGRNDHSMNYQYR, encoded by the exons ATG CGACCGATGCGTATTTTTGTGAATGATGACCGCCACGTGATGGCAAAACATTCTGCTGTTTACCCAACTCAGGAAGAGTTGGAGGCAGTTCAGAACATGGTCTCCCATACAGAACGTGCTCTCAAAGCTGTATCTGACTGGATTGATGAACAGGAAAAAGTCAGTGGGGAGCAGCCAGAACCGGAGGCCATGGAAACAGCAgctgaagaagaaaacaaagaaggaGG GGATCAGAAGGCCGCCGAGCATCTGACTAGGACCCTTCGTGGAGTGATGCGTGTTGGGCTTGTAGCAAAAGGCCTGCTATTGAAGGGAGACTTGGATCTTGAGCTAGTTCTCCTGTGCAAAGAGAAACCCACAACTGGTCTCTTGGACAAAGTAGCTGAGAATCTTGGAGTACAGCTTGCT ACTATTACTGAAGATAAATATGAAATAATCCAGTCTGTGAGCGAAGCTGCAATTATCATTAAGAACACACAGGAGCCTCCATTGACGCTGACCATTCACTTGACATCTCCTGTTGTGAGAGAAGAAATGGAAAAACTGTTAGCTGGAG AAACGCTATCAGTCAACGACACCCCGGACGTTCTGGACAGGCAGAAATGCCTTGCTGCCTTGGCGTCACTCCGACACGCCAAGTGGTTCCAG GCCAGGGCTAATGGTCTGAAATCGTGCGTCATAGTCATCAGGGTGCTGAGAGATCTGTGTACTCGGGTTCCTACTTGGGGACCACTTAGAGGATGG CCTCTGGAGCTGCTGTGTGAAAAATCAATTGGAACAGCTAAtagaccaatgggagctggtgAGGCCTTGAGGAGAGTACTTGAATGTCTTGCATCAGGAATTGTTATGCCAG ATGGTTCTGGTATTTATGATCCTTGTGAAAAAGAAGCCACTGATGCTATTGGGCATCTAGACAGACAACAAAGGGAAGATATCACACAGAGTGCTCAG catgctctgagacttgctgcttttGGCCAGCTTCACAAGGTCTTGGGGATGGATCCCCTGCCTTCCAAGATGCCCAAGAAACCAAAGAACGAAAATCCAGTTGACTACACTG TCCAGATTCCCCCCAGTACCACGTATGCCATCACCCCAATGAAGCGCCCTATGGAGGAGGATGGAGAGGAGAAGTCtcccagcaaaaagaaaaagaagattcAGAAAAAAG AGGAAAAAACTGAACCTCCCCAGGCTATGAATGCACTGATGAAATTAAATCAGCTAAAACCTGGTCTCCAGTACAAACTTGTGTCTCAGACTGGTCCAGTTCATGCTCCTATCTTTACTATGTCCGTGGAAGTGGATGGCAGCACGTTTGAGGCATCGGGACCTTCCAAAAAGACAGCCAAATTGCATGTGGCAGTAAAG GTGTTGCAAGATATGGGTTTACCCACAGGAGTGGAAGGCAAAGAGTCTGGAAAAGGAGATGAATCGGCAGAGGAAACAGAACAGAAACCAGTAGTTGTTGCTCCTCCTCCTGTAGTGGAAACTATCTCTACACCCAGTGCTGCCTCTCCTCCCTCAGAGCAAACTTCAGAG AATGTGAAACAACAGGGACCAATCCTGACGAAGCATGGCAAGAATCCAGTGATGGAACTCAATGAGAAGAGGCGTGGTCTAAAATACGAACTGATTTCAGAAACAGGTGGCAGCCATGACAAGCGCTTTGTCATGGAG GTTGAGGTTGATGGGCAGAAGTTTCAAGGAGCTGGCTCGAACAAAAAAGTGGCGAAAGCCTATGCTGCTTTAGCTGCCCTGGAGAAGCTGTTTCCCGATGCTCCAGCTGCTATTGAGCCCAATAAGAAGAAAAGAGCCCCTGTACCTGCAAGGGGAGGACCCAAGTTTGCAGTAAAG CAGCATAATCCAGGTTTTGGAATGGGAGGCCCCATGCACAATGAAGTGCCACCTCCCCCAAATCTGCGTGGACGTGGTAGAGGAGGCAACATCAGAGGCCGTGGTAGAGGCAGAGGTGGATTTGGTGGTGGCAATCATGGTGGCTATATGAATGCTG GAGCCGGATACGGAAGCTATGGTTATGGAGGAAATTCTGCAACAGCAGGCTATA GCCAGTTTTATAGCAATGGTGGTCACTCCGGCAACAcgggaagtggtggtggtggtggcggcggcggcgggggctcCTCTGGCTATGGATCCTACTACCAAGGTGGTGACAACTACAGCTCCCCAGTTCCACCCAAACATGCtggaaagaagcagcagcatggaggACAGCAAAAACCGTCCTATGGGTCAGGGTATCAATCCCACCAAGGCCAGCAACAGCAGTCATACAACCAAAACCAGTACAGCAGTTACGGCCCTCCACAAGGCAAACAGAAAGGGTATAATCACGGACAAGGCAACTACTCGTCTTACTCTAACTCCTACAACTCCGGCGGAGGATCAGACTACAACTACGAGAGCAAATTCA
- the ILF3 gene encoding interleukin enhancer-binding factor 3 isoform X7 encodes MRPMRIFVNDDRHVMAKHSAVYPTQEELEAVQNMVSHTERALKAVSDWIDEQEKVSGEQPEPEAMETAAEEENKEGGDQKAAEHLTRTLRGVMRVGLVAKGLLLKGDLDLELVLLCKEKPTTGLLDKVAENLGVQLATITEDKYEIIQSVSEAAIIIKNTQEPPLTLTIHLTSPVVREEMEKLLAGETLSVNDTPDVLDRQKCLAALASLRHAKWFQARANGLKSCVIVIRVLRDLCTRVPTWGPLRGWPLELLCEKSIGTANRPMGAGEALRRVLECLASGIVMPDGSGIYDPCEKEATDAIGHLDRQQREDITQSAQHALRLAAFGQLHKVLGMDPLPSKMPKKPKNENPVDYTVQIPPSTTYAITPMKRPMEEDGEEKSPSKKKKKIQKKEEKTEPPQAMNALMKLNQLKPGLQYKLVSQTGPVHAPIFTMSVEVDGSTFEASGPSKKTAKLHVAVKVLQDMGLPTGVEGKESGKGDESAEETEQKPVVVAPPPVVETISTPSAASPPSEQTSEGPILTKHGKNPVMELNEKRRGLKYELISETGGSHDKRFVMEVEVDGQKFQGAGSNKKVAKAYAALAALEKLFPDAPAAIEPNKKKRAPVPARGGPKFAVKQHNPGFGMGGPMHNEVPPPPNLRGRGRGGNIRGRGRGRGGFGGGNHGGYMNAGAGYGSYGYGGNSATAGYSQFYSNGGHSGNTGSGGGGGGGGGGSSGYGSYYQGGDNYSSPVPPKHAGKKQQHGGQQKPSYGSGYQSHQGQQQQSYNQNQYSSYGPPQGKQKGYNHGQGNYSSYSNSYNSGGGSDYNYESKFNYGSGSGRGGGGNNYGSGGASYNTGSHSGYGGGSGGGGSSYQGKQGGYSSQTNYSSPGSGQNYSGPPSSYQASQGGYGRNDHSMNYQYR; translated from the exons ATG CGACCGATGCGTATTTTTGTGAATGATGACCGCCACGTGATGGCAAAACATTCTGCTGTTTACCCAACTCAGGAAGAGTTGGAGGCAGTTCAGAACATGGTCTCCCATACAGAACGTGCTCTCAAAGCTGTATCTGACTGGATTGATGAACAGGAAAAAGTCAGTGGGGAGCAGCCAGAACCGGAGGCCATGGAAACAGCAgctgaagaagaaaacaaagaaggaGG GGATCAGAAGGCCGCCGAGCATCTGACTAGGACCCTTCGTGGAGTGATGCGTGTTGGGCTTGTAGCAAAAGGCCTGCTATTGAAGGGAGACTTGGATCTTGAGCTAGTTCTCCTGTGCAAAGAGAAACCCACAACTGGTCTCTTGGACAAAGTAGCTGAGAATCTTGGAGTACAGCTTGCT ACTATTACTGAAGATAAATATGAAATAATCCAGTCTGTGAGCGAAGCTGCAATTATCATTAAGAACACACAGGAGCCTCCATTGACGCTGACCATTCACTTGACATCTCCTGTTGTGAGAGAAGAAATGGAAAAACTGTTAGCTGGAG AAACGCTATCAGTCAACGACACCCCGGACGTTCTGGACAGGCAGAAATGCCTTGCTGCCTTGGCGTCACTCCGACACGCCAAGTGGTTCCAG GCCAGGGCTAATGGTCTGAAATCGTGCGTCATAGTCATCAGGGTGCTGAGAGATCTGTGTACTCGGGTTCCTACTTGGGGACCACTTAGAGGATGG CCTCTGGAGCTGCTGTGTGAAAAATCAATTGGAACAGCTAAtagaccaatgggagctggtgAGGCCTTGAGGAGAGTACTTGAATGTCTTGCATCAGGAATTGTTATGCCAG ATGGTTCTGGTATTTATGATCCTTGTGAAAAAGAAGCCACTGATGCTATTGGGCATCTAGACAGACAACAAAGGGAAGATATCACACAGAGTGCTCAG catgctctgagacttgctgcttttGGCCAGCTTCACAAGGTCTTGGGGATGGATCCCCTGCCTTCCAAGATGCCCAAGAAACCAAAGAACGAAAATCCAGTTGACTACACTG TCCAGATTCCCCCCAGTACCACGTATGCCATCACCCCAATGAAGCGCCCTATGGAGGAGGATGGAGAGGAGAAGTCtcccagcaaaaagaaaaagaagattcAGAAAAAAG AGGAAAAAACTGAACCTCCCCAGGCTATGAATGCACTGATGAAATTAAATCAGCTAAAACCTGGTCTCCAGTACAAACTTGTGTCTCAGACTGGTCCAGTTCATGCTCCTATCTTTACTATGTCCGTGGAAGTGGATGGCAGCACGTTTGAGGCATCGGGACCTTCCAAAAAGACAGCCAAATTGCATGTGGCAGTAAAG GTGTTGCAAGATATGGGTTTACCCACAGGAGTGGAAGGCAAAGAGTCTGGAAAAGGAGATGAATCGGCAGAGGAAACAGAACAGAAACCAGTAGTTGTTGCTCCTCCTCCTGTAGTGGAAACTATCTCTACACCCAGTGCTGCCTCTCCTCCCTCAGAGCAAACTTCAGAG GGACCAATCCTGACGAAGCATGGCAAGAATCCAGTGATGGAACTCAATGAGAAGAGGCGTGGTCTAAAATACGAACTGATTTCAGAAACAGGTGGCAGCCATGACAAGCGCTTTGTCATGGAG GTTGAGGTTGATGGGCAGAAGTTTCAAGGAGCTGGCTCGAACAAAAAAGTGGCGAAAGCCTATGCTGCTTTAGCTGCCCTGGAGAAGCTGTTTCCCGATGCTCCAGCTGCTATTGAGCCCAATAAGAAGAAAAGAGCCCCTGTACCTGCAAGGGGAGGACCCAAGTTTGCAGTAAAG CAGCATAATCCAGGTTTTGGAATGGGAGGCCCCATGCACAATGAAGTGCCACCTCCCCCAAATCTGCGTGGACGTGGTAGAGGAGGCAACATCAGAGGCCGTGGTAGAGGCAGAGGTGGATTTGGTGGTGGCAATCATGGTGGCTATATGAATGCTG GAGCCGGATACGGAAGCTATGGTTATGGAGGAAATTCTGCAACAGCAGGCTATA GCCAGTTTTATAGCAATGGTGGTCACTCCGGCAACAcgggaagtggtggtggtggtggcggcggcggcgggggctcCTCTGGCTATGGATCCTACTACCAAGGTGGTGACAACTACAGCTCCCCAGTTCCACCCAAACATGCtggaaagaagcagcagcatggaggACAGCAAAAACCGTCCTATGGGTCAGGGTATCAATCCCACCAAGGCCAGCAACAGCAGTCATACAACCAAAACCAGTACAGCAGTTACGGCCCTCCACAAGGCAAACAGAAAGGGTATAATCACGGACAAGGCAACTACTCGTCTTACTCTAACTCCTACAACTCCGGCGGAGGATCAGACTACAACTACGAGAGCAAATTCA
- the ILF3 gene encoding interleukin enhancer-binding factor 3 isoform X8: MRPMRIFVNDDRHVMAKHSAVYPTQEELEAVQNMVSHTERALKAVSDWIDEQEKVSGEQPEPEAMETAAEEENKEGGDQKAAEHLTRTLRGVMRVGLVAKGLLLKGDLDLELVLLCKEKPTTGLLDKVAENLGVQLATITEDKYEIIQSVSEAAIIIKNTQEPPLTLTIHLTSPVVREEMEKLLAGETLSVNDTPDVLDRQKCLAALASLRHAKWFQARANGLKSCVIVIRVLRDLCTRVPTWGPLRGWPLELLCEKSIGTANRPMGAGEALRRVLECLASGIVMPDGSGIYDPCEKEATDAIGHLDRQQREDITQSAQHALRLAAFGQLHKVLGMDPLPSKMPKKPKNENPVDYTVQIPPSTTYAITPMKRPMEEDGEEKSPSKKKKKIQKKEEKTEPPQAMNALMKLNQLKPGLQYKLVSQTGPVHAPIFTMSVEVDGSTFEASGPSKKTAKLHVAVKVLQDMGLPTGVEGKESGKGDESAEETEQKPVVVAPPPVVETISTPSAASPPSEQTSEGPILTKHGKNPVMELNEKRRGLKYELISETGGSHDKRFVMEVEVDGQKFQGAGSNKKVAKAYAALAALEKLFPDAPAAIEPNKKKRAPVPARGGPKFAVKQHNPGFGMGGPMHNEVPPPPNLRGRGRGGNIRGRGRGRGGFGGGNHGGYMNAGAGYGSYGYGGNSATAGYSQFYSNGGHSGNTGSGGGGGGGGGGSSGYGSYYQGGDNYSSPVPPKHAGKKQQHGGQQKPSYGSGYQSHQGQQQQSYNQNQYSSYGPPQGKQKGYNHGQGNYSSYSNSYNSGGGSDYNYESKFNYGSGSGRGGGGNNYGSGGASYNTGSHSGYGGGSGGGGSSYQGGYSSQTNYSSPGSGQNYSGPPSSYQASQGGYGRNDHSMNYQYR; this comes from the exons ATG CGACCGATGCGTATTTTTGTGAATGATGACCGCCACGTGATGGCAAAACATTCTGCTGTTTACCCAACTCAGGAAGAGTTGGAGGCAGTTCAGAACATGGTCTCCCATACAGAACGTGCTCTCAAAGCTGTATCTGACTGGATTGATGAACAGGAAAAAGTCAGTGGGGAGCAGCCAGAACCGGAGGCCATGGAAACAGCAgctgaagaagaaaacaaagaaggaGG GGATCAGAAGGCCGCCGAGCATCTGACTAGGACCCTTCGTGGAGTGATGCGTGTTGGGCTTGTAGCAAAAGGCCTGCTATTGAAGGGAGACTTGGATCTTGAGCTAGTTCTCCTGTGCAAAGAGAAACCCACAACTGGTCTCTTGGACAAAGTAGCTGAGAATCTTGGAGTACAGCTTGCT ACTATTACTGAAGATAAATATGAAATAATCCAGTCTGTGAGCGAAGCTGCAATTATCATTAAGAACACACAGGAGCCTCCATTGACGCTGACCATTCACTTGACATCTCCTGTTGTGAGAGAAGAAATGGAAAAACTGTTAGCTGGAG AAACGCTATCAGTCAACGACACCCCGGACGTTCTGGACAGGCAGAAATGCCTTGCTGCCTTGGCGTCACTCCGACACGCCAAGTGGTTCCAG GCCAGGGCTAATGGTCTGAAATCGTGCGTCATAGTCATCAGGGTGCTGAGAGATCTGTGTACTCGGGTTCCTACTTGGGGACCACTTAGAGGATGG CCTCTGGAGCTGCTGTGTGAAAAATCAATTGGAACAGCTAAtagaccaatgggagctggtgAGGCCTTGAGGAGAGTACTTGAATGTCTTGCATCAGGAATTGTTATGCCAG ATGGTTCTGGTATTTATGATCCTTGTGAAAAAGAAGCCACTGATGCTATTGGGCATCTAGACAGACAACAAAGGGAAGATATCACACAGAGTGCTCAG catgctctgagacttgctgcttttGGCCAGCTTCACAAGGTCTTGGGGATGGATCCCCTGCCTTCCAAGATGCCCAAGAAACCAAAGAACGAAAATCCAGTTGACTACACTG TCCAGATTCCCCCCAGTACCACGTATGCCATCACCCCAATGAAGCGCCCTATGGAGGAGGATGGAGAGGAGAAGTCtcccagcaaaaagaaaaagaagattcAGAAAAAAG AGGAAAAAACTGAACCTCCCCAGGCTATGAATGCACTGATGAAATTAAATCAGCTAAAACCTGGTCTCCAGTACAAACTTGTGTCTCAGACTGGTCCAGTTCATGCTCCTATCTTTACTATGTCCGTGGAAGTGGATGGCAGCACGTTTGAGGCATCGGGACCTTCCAAAAAGACAGCCAAATTGCATGTGGCAGTAAAG GTGTTGCAAGATATGGGTTTACCCACAGGAGTGGAAGGCAAAGAGTCTGGAAAAGGAGATGAATCGGCAGAGGAAACAGAACAGAAACCAGTAGTTGTTGCTCCTCCTCCTGTAGTGGAAACTATCTCTACACCCAGTGCTGCCTCTCCTCCCTCAGAGCAAACTTCAGAG GGACCAATCCTGACGAAGCATGGCAAGAATCCAGTGATGGAACTCAATGAGAAGAGGCGTGGTCTAAAATACGAACTGATTTCAGAAACAGGTGGCAGCCATGACAAGCGCTTTGTCATGGAG GTTGAGGTTGATGGGCAGAAGTTTCAAGGAGCTGGCTCGAACAAAAAAGTGGCGAAAGCCTATGCTGCTTTAGCTGCCCTGGAGAAGCTGTTTCCCGATGCTCCAGCTGCTATTGAGCCCAATAAGAAGAAAAGAGCCCCTGTACCTGCAAGGGGAGGACCCAAGTTTGCAGTAAAG CAGCATAATCCAGGTTTTGGAATGGGAGGCCCCATGCACAATGAAGTGCCACCTCCCCCAAATCTGCGTGGACGTGGTAGAGGAGGCAACATCAGAGGCCGTGGTAGAGGCAGAGGTGGATTTGGTGGTGGCAATCATGGTGGCTATATGAATGCTG GAGCCGGATACGGAAGCTATGGTTATGGAGGAAATTCTGCAACAGCAGGCTATA GCCAGTTTTATAGCAATGGTGGTCACTCCGGCAACAcgggaagtggtggtggtggtggcggcggcggcgggggctcCTCTGGCTATGGATCCTACTACCAAGGTGGTGACAACTACAGCTCCCCAGTTCCACCCAAACATGCtggaaagaagcagcagcatggaggACAGCAAAAACCGTCCTATGGGTCAGGGTATCAATCCCACCAAGGCCAGCAACAGCAGTCATACAACCAAAACCAGTACAGCAGTTACGGCCCTCCACAAGGCAAACAGAAAGGGTATAATCACGGACAAGGCAACTACTCGTCTTACTCTAACTCCTACAACTCCGGCGGAGGATCAGACTACAACTACGAGAGCAAATTCA
- the ILF3 gene encoding interleukin enhancer-binding factor 3 isoform X6 — MRPMRIFVNDDRHVMAKHSAVYPTQEELEAVQNMVSHTERALKAVSDWIDEQEKVSGEQPEPEAMETAAEEENKEGGDQKAAEHLTRTLRGVMRVGLVAKGLLLKGDLDLELVLLCKEKPTTGLLDKVAENLGVQLATITEDKYEIIQSVSEAAIIIKNTQEPPLTLTIHLTSPVVREEMEKLLAGETLSVNDTPDVLDRQKCLAALASLRHAKWFQARANGLKSCVIVIRVLRDLCTRVPTWGPLRGWPLELLCEKSIGTANRPMGAGEALRRVLECLASGIVMPDGSGIYDPCEKEATDAIGHLDRQQREDITQSAQHALRLAAFGQLHKVLGMDPLPSKMPKKPKNENPVDYTVQIPPSTTYAITPMKRPMEEDGEEKSPSKKKKKIQKKEEKTEPPQAMNALMKLNQLKPGLQYKLVSQTGPVHAPIFTMSVEVDGSTFEASGPSKKTAKLHVAVKVLQDMGLPTGVEGKESGKGDESAEETEQKPVVVAPPPVVETISTPSAASPPSEQTSENVKQQGPILTKHGKNPVMELNEKRRGLKYELISETGGSHDKRFVMEVEVDGQKFQGAGSNKKVAKAYAALAALEKLFPDAPAAIEPNKKKRAPVPARGGPKFAVKHNPGFGMGGPMHNEVPPPPNLRGRGRGGNIRGRGRGRGGFGGGNHGGYMNAGAGYGSYGYGGNSATAGYSQFYSNGGHSGNTGSGGGGGGGGGGSSGYGSYYQGGDNYSSPVPPKHAGKKQQHGGQQKPSYGSGYQSHQGQQQQSYNQNQYSSYGPPQGKQKGYNHGQGNYSSYSNSYNSGGGSDYNYESKFNYGSGSGRGGGGNNYGSGGASYNTGSHSGYGGGSGGGGSSYQGKQGGYSSQTNYSSPGSGQNYSGPPSSYQASQGGYGRNDHSMNYQYR, encoded by the exons ATG CGACCGATGCGTATTTTTGTGAATGATGACCGCCACGTGATGGCAAAACATTCTGCTGTTTACCCAACTCAGGAAGAGTTGGAGGCAGTTCAGAACATGGTCTCCCATACAGAACGTGCTCTCAAAGCTGTATCTGACTGGATTGATGAACAGGAAAAAGTCAGTGGGGAGCAGCCAGAACCGGAGGCCATGGAAACAGCAgctgaagaagaaaacaaagaaggaGG GGATCAGAAGGCCGCCGAGCATCTGACTAGGACCCTTCGTGGAGTGATGCGTGTTGGGCTTGTAGCAAAAGGCCTGCTATTGAAGGGAGACTTGGATCTTGAGCTAGTTCTCCTGTGCAAAGAGAAACCCACAACTGGTCTCTTGGACAAAGTAGCTGAGAATCTTGGAGTACAGCTTGCT ACTATTACTGAAGATAAATATGAAATAATCCAGTCTGTGAGCGAAGCTGCAATTATCATTAAGAACACACAGGAGCCTCCATTGACGCTGACCATTCACTTGACATCTCCTGTTGTGAGAGAAGAAATGGAAAAACTGTTAGCTGGAG AAACGCTATCAGTCAACGACACCCCGGACGTTCTGGACAGGCAGAAATGCCTTGCTGCCTTGGCGTCACTCCGACACGCCAAGTGGTTCCAG GCCAGGGCTAATGGTCTGAAATCGTGCGTCATAGTCATCAGGGTGCTGAGAGATCTGTGTACTCGGGTTCCTACTTGGGGACCACTTAGAGGATGG CCTCTGGAGCTGCTGTGTGAAAAATCAATTGGAACAGCTAAtagaccaatgggagctggtgAGGCCTTGAGGAGAGTACTTGAATGTCTTGCATCAGGAATTGTTATGCCAG ATGGTTCTGGTATTTATGATCCTTGTGAAAAAGAAGCCACTGATGCTATTGGGCATCTAGACAGACAACAAAGGGAAGATATCACACAGAGTGCTCAG catgctctgagacttgctgcttttGGCCAGCTTCACAAGGTCTTGGGGATGGATCCCCTGCCTTCCAAGATGCCCAAGAAACCAAAGAACGAAAATCCAGTTGACTACACTG TCCAGATTCCCCCCAGTACCACGTATGCCATCACCCCAATGAAGCGCCCTATGGAGGAGGATGGAGAGGAGAAGTCtcccagcaaaaagaaaaagaagattcAGAAAAAAG AGGAAAAAACTGAACCTCCCCAGGCTATGAATGCACTGATGAAATTAAATCAGCTAAAACCTGGTCTCCAGTACAAACTTGTGTCTCAGACTGGTCCAGTTCATGCTCCTATCTTTACTATGTCCGTGGAAGTGGATGGCAGCACGTTTGAGGCATCGGGACCTTCCAAAAAGACAGCCAAATTGCATGTGGCAGTAAAG GTGTTGCAAGATATGGGTTTACCCACAGGAGTGGAAGGCAAAGAGTCTGGAAAAGGAGATGAATCGGCAGAGGAAACAGAACAGAAACCAGTAGTTGTTGCTCCTCCTCCTGTAGTGGAAACTATCTCTACACCCAGTGCTGCCTCTCCTCCCTCAGAGCAAACTTCAGAG AATGTGAAACAACAGGGACCAATCCTGACGAAGCATGGCAAGAATCCAGTGATGGAACTCAATGAGAAGAGGCGTGGTCTAAAATACGAACTGATTTCAGAAACAGGTGGCAGCCATGACAAGCGCTTTGTCATGGAG GTTGAGGTTGATGGGCAGAAGTTTCAAGGAGCTGGCTCGAACAAAAAAGTGGCGAAAGCCTATGCTGCTTTAGCTGCCCTGGAGAAGCTGTTTCCCGATGCTCCAGCTGCTATTGAGCCCAATAAGAAGAAAAGAGCCCCTGTACCTGCAAGGGGAGGACCCAAGTTTGCAGTAAAG CATAATCCAGGTTTTGGAATGGGAGGCCCCATGCACAATGAAGTGCCACCTCCCCCAAATCTGCGTGGACGTGGTAGAGGAGGCAACATCAGAGGCCGTGGTAGAGGCAGAGGTGGATTTGGTGGTGGCAATCATGGTGGCTATATGAATGCTG GAGCCGGATACGGAAGCTATGGTTATGGAGGAAATTCTGCAACAGCAGGCTATA GCCAGTTTTATAGCAATGGTGGTCACTCCGGCAACAcgggaagtggtggtggtggtggcggcggcggcgggggctcCTCTGGCTATGGATCCTACTACCAAGGTGGTGACAACTACAGCTCCCCAGTTCCACCCAAACATGCtggaaagaagcagcagcatggaggACAGCAAAAACCGTCCTATGGGTCAGGGTATCAATCCCACCAAGGCCAGCAACAGCAGTCATACAACCAAAACCAGTACAGCAGTTACGGCCCTCCACAAGGCAAACAGAAAGGGTATAATCACGGACAAGGCAACTACTCGTCTTACTCTAACTCCTACAACTCCGGCGGAGGATCAGACTACAACTACGAGAGCAAATTCA